A DNA window from Candidatus Melainabacteria bacterium contains the following coding sequences:
- a CDS encoding MCE family protein, translated as MDSSRPNLAMYVGFITTIAVMLLTYGWTWLKNIASKPPQRFTVTFHDVAGLNTNAPVNINGVRVGVVEKIKLKDGVVDVILKINSEEATVYKGSIYTIQTLGLVGAKYIEVKLPEGTDASKEVVAESDIQTGVDPVRTELILNKIATNIGQIDFDAKAERIAKAADSLSETSKKFGDAASDTKAAAKNAKGFFGRGEESFQTFDNLANDLRVNSKTSFRRIDALADDWRTTSRKVNRLLDNPALSSDLKETAEKAKETSANIQAAIHELTSVVGDKGTRDDVITMLNKLNVSTENIKSAVERVGKLSDDQGVRSDVKQILADAKESMANLNKVLANKDLKDNLMSTSEKVRTAATHINFAALQMSQVLDKRAPLLHMIVGRPGHIETVNQGLEVQKENDNKAKELIKKGKADPENPAPAPAAVPGGDTNPDKESSK; from the coding sequence ATGGATTCCAGTAGACCAAATCTAGCTATGTATGTAGGCTTCATCACAACAATCGCGGTGATGCTCCTCACCTATGGTTGGACCTGGCTCAAGAACATAGCCTCCAAGCCGCCACAGCGCTTCACTGTAACGTTTCACGATGTGGCAGGTCTGAACACTAATGCACCAGTGAATATCAACGGAGTGCGGGTCGGCGTTGTCGAAAAAATCAAACTAAAAGACGGAGTTGTTGATGTCATTCTAAAAATCAACAGCGAAGAAGCGACGGTCTACAAGGGGTCCATTTACACCATTCAAACCCTGGGGCTGGTCGGCGCAAAATACATCGAAGTGAAACTACCTGAAGGCACCGACGCATCCAAAGAAGTCGTAGCCGAATCAGACATCCAGACCGGTGTAGACCCGGTGCGAACCGAGTTGATTCTCAACAAAATCGCCACCAATATCGGTCAAATCGATTTCGATGCCAAAGCAGAACGCATCGCCAAAGCGGCTGACAGTCTGAGCGAAACGTCGAAAAAATTTGGTGATGCCGCTTCTGATACCAAGGCGGCAGCCAAAAATGCCAAAGGATTTTTTGGACGCGGTGAAGAATCGTTTCAGACTTTCGATAATCTGGCTAACGATTTGCGTGTCAATTCCAAAACCTCATTCCGTCGAATCGACGCATTGGCTGACGACTGGCGTACGACCTCTCGCAAGGTCAATCGCCTGCTCGACAATCCAGCGCTATCGTCTGACCTGAAGGAGACAGCCGAGAAAGCCAAAGAAACGTCTGCCAACATTCAGGCGGCCATTCATGAATTAACCAGTGTAGTCGGCGACAAAGGCACTCGGGACGATGTGATCACGATGCTCAACAAGCTCAACGTTTCGACTGAGAATATCAAAAGTGCCGTCGAGCGAGTCGGCAAACTCTCTGATGACCAGGGCGTGCGCAGTGATGTGAAACAGATTCTGGCAGACGCGAAAGAATCAATGGCCAATCTGAACAAAGTGCTGGCAAACAAAGATCTGAAAGACAACCTGATGAGCACGTCAGAAAAGGTGAGAACTGCCGCCACACATATCAATTTCGCAGCCCTGCAGATGAGCCAGGTGCTCGACAAACGGGCTCCGCTCCTGCATATGATCGTGGGCAGACCCGGTCACATCGAGACTGTCAATCAAGGGCTGGAAGTACAGAAAGAAAACGACAACAAAGCCAAAGAGTTGATCAAAAAAGGCAAAGCCGACCCGGAAAATCCGGCCCCCGCTCCAGCTGCAGTGCCAGGTGGCGATACGAATCCCGATAAGGAATCTTCGAAATGA
- a CDS encoding glycosyl hydrolase family protein: MPTSIVIWTAGLRLGESTMTKNTIAVMAPLLVADPAAGLNQDEWRHAWSKFDEQLATAKRLGAQAVSVDIWWGLVEKVERQYDWSYYDTISDHIINAGLKWVPIMSLHQCGGNIGDTVNVPLPAWIWTKLGSKLVSRDVNAVKYVSEQGNSSPEYVSCWATNLVLDDYTAFFAAFQNHFAGKASHIAEINISLGPAGELRFPSYNSHDKNTDYPTRGALQCYSELARKSFVDYVMTKYGDRDGVRQAWGEFENIEPPVDAEAFFAHKVHVNTRYGQDLFDWYTSSLYEHGRKVMTAALGVFSADSAPFVGIDLGAKVPGVHWRMGHVEGDRIVLSDRLAELNAGLVRTSDWNNDESHGYRNIISLFRHFQCIKPGTRVVLHFTCLEMADGENESLAFQLVRWVGAEAKRQGVVIKGENALNYTLYNVEAWQRLRSAMSLYAGLTILRINDVTDNDVARREFQETTKLAATTESPAPTVDVMQGCECIVRWPINQVLHFIRAACRTQAAAGM; encoded by the coding sequence ATGCCAACCAGCATCGTGATCTGGACCGCCGGTCTAAGACTAGGAGAGTCAACCATGACAAAGAACACAATCGCTGTCATGGCGCCCCTTCTTGTTGCTGACCCGGCGGCGGGTCTCAACCAGGACGAATGGCGCCATGCTTGGAGCAAATTCGACGAACAGCTCGCCACCGCAAAGCGCCTCGGCGCTCAGGCTGTTTCGGTCGACATCTGGTGGGGTCTTGTTGAGAAGGTTGAGCGGCAGTACGACTGGTCGTACTACGACACCATCTCCGACCACATCATCAACGCGGGACTCAAGTGGGTTCCCATCATGTCGCTGCACCAGTGCGGCGGCAACATCGGTGACACTGTCAACGTGCCCCTGCCTGCCTGGATCTGGACGAAGCTTGGTTCAAAGCTTGTTTCGCGCGATGTCAATGCCGTCAAGTACGTCAGCGAGCAAGGTAACAGCAGCCCTGAATACGTTTCCTGCTGGGCCACCAATCTGGTTCTCGACGATTACACTGCCTTCTTCGCCGCCTTCCAGAATCACTTCGCCGGCAAGGCCAGCCACATCGCTGAAATCAACATCAGCCTCGGTCCCGCTGGTGAGCTGCGTTTCCCCTCGTACAACAGCCATGACAAGAACACCGACTACCCGACTCGGGGTGCACTGCAGTGCTACTCCGAGCTGGCGCGGAAGTCTTTCGTGGACTACGTGATGACCAAGTACGGTGACCGCGACGGCGTGCGTCAGGCATGGGGCGAGTTCGAGAACATCGAGCCGCCGGTCGATGCCGAAGCGTTCTTCGCGCACAAGGTCCACGTCAACACCAGGTACGGACAGGACCTGTTCGACTGGTACACGTCGTCATTGTACGAGCATGGCCGCAAGGTCATGACGGCTGCCCTGGGCGTCTTCTCTGCTGACAGTGCGCCATTCGTCGGTATCGACCTCGGAGCCAAGGTTCCGGGTGTTCACTGGCGCATGGGGCACGTGGAGGGAGACCGCATCGTTCTCTCCGACCGTCTGGCTGAACTCAACGCCGGGCTGGTGCGCACGAGCGACTGGAACAACGATGAGAGCCACGGCTACCGGAACATCATCAGTCTGTTCCGGCACTTTCAGTGCATCAAGCCCGGTACGCGTGTGGTCTTGCACTTCACGTGTCTAGAGATGGCTGATGGTGAAAACGAGTCCCTGGCGTTCCAGTTGGTTCGCTGGGTCGGTGCCGAGGCGAAGCGCCAGGGTGTGGTGATCAAGGGCGAGAACGCTCTCAATTACACCCTCTACAACGTGGAGGCGTGGCAGCGTCTGCGTTCAGCCATGTCGCTGTACGCGGGTCTGACCATCCTTCGCATCAACGATGTCACTGACAACGATGTGGCTCGTCGCGAGTTTCAGGAAACAACCAAACTCGCGGCGACCACTGAGAGTCCTGCACCGACCGTTGACGTCATGCAGGGCTGTGAGTGCATCGTTCGCTGGCCGATCAACCAGGTCCTTCACTTCATCCGAGCTGCGTGCCGTACACAGGCCGCGGCAGGCATGTAA
- a CDS encoding ATP-binding cassette domain-containing protein — MTQSSSGESFKGPRPQSERGRAMIKVRDLHKSFGNRHVLRGLSFDVYAGETLGIIGPSGCGKSTILKLLCGLIQPDSGTIELASDKYGLVFQGSALLNSLSVEENLRLPLRSLKMTRAEQQKKINDTLKLVGLEGFAQAYPSNLSGGQQKRTSFARAIVNDPEIIFYDEPTTGLDPVISTVIEDYMITLETELHAASIVVTHQHSTWTRTAHRVILMHAGKIVWEGRPDEAVISENPYMKQFANATKEGPMLAANV, encoded by the coding sequence ATGACGCAAAGTTCCAGTGGCGAATCTTTCAAAGGTCCGCGCCCGCAATCTGAGCGGGGACGAGCCATGATCAAGGTGCGCGATTTGCACAAATCGTTCGGAAATCGCCATGTTTTACGTGGCCTCAGCTTTGACGTCTATGCGGGCGAGACGCTTGGCATCATCGGACCATCAGGCTGCGGCAAATCTACAATCTTGAAACTCTTGTGCGGTCTCATCCAACCCGACAGCGGCACTATCGAACTGGCGTCAGACAAATACGGCTTGGTTTTCCAGGGATCAGCCCTGCTCAACTCGCTCAGCGTCGAGGAGAATTTGAGACTGCCGCTGCGAAGCTTAAAAATGACAAGAGCCGAGCAACAAAAGAAAATCAATGACACATTGAAACTGGTCGGGCTGGAAGGATTCGCACAGGCTTATCCCAGCAACCTTTCAGGTGGGCAACAAAAACGAACCAGCTTTGCCCGAGCTATAGTCAACGATCCGGAAATTATTTTCTACGATGAACCGACTACGGGATTGGACCCGGTCATATCAACCGTCATCGAAGATTACATGATCACACTCGAAACCGAACTTCATGCAGCTTCGATCGTAGTCACACATCAACATTCGACATGGACACGTACAGCACACAGGGTAATTCTTATGCACGCAGGTAAGATCGTATGGGAAGGACGACCCGATGAAGCAGTAATCTCTGAAAATCCATACATGAAACAGTTCGCCAATGCTACCAAGGAAGGCCCGATGCTGGCAGCAAACGTCTAA
- the gatB gene encoding Asp-tRNA(Asn)/Glu-tRNA(Gln) amidotransferase subunit GatB, translated as MKYEPVIGLEVHAQLKTKTKLFCGCPTDFGGAPNDHACAVCVGMPGVLPVLNKKAVEFGIRTGLALNCQIAEDSRFDRKNYFYPDLPKGYQISQLDRPVCQNGHLSINGKKIRINRAHLEEDAGKLVHAGAAGLHGSTHSNADYNRSGVPLLEIVSEPDIRSAEEARDYLTELRNILRYIGVCDGNLEEGSFRCDANVSIRPVGQEKFGTRTEIKNMNSFKSVRDAIESEIERQAQLLDSGERVVQETRLWNEAKQATFSMRSKEDSHDYRYFPEPDLVPLAIDKNWVDEIRASLPELPEQRRQRYISKHGLSEYNAGILAESRAMSDFYDRVLDLGVDAEKSANLLTNAIAFYMRDNKKEFSELTITPENLRDLIAAVAEGTLTSNVAFKQLLPELLGTAGDVKKLIKDKGLGQALSEDELRKIVQEIVVSSPAQVEDYKKKPDKLRPYFLGLVMKATKGKANPQLINKLLDGELPEPD; from the coding sequence TTGAAATACGAGCCAGTAATCGGACTGGAAGTGCACGCCCAGCTGAAAACGAAAACCAAGCTGTTTTGCGGCTGTCCGACTGATTTTGGCGGCGCCCCAAACGACCATGCCTGCGCTGTTTGTGTAGGCATGCCCGGTGTTCTTCCCGTTCTCAACAAGAAAGCAGTCGAATTCGGCATAAGAACCGGACTGGCACTCAATTGCCAGATCGCCGAGGATAGTAGATTCGATCGCAAAAACTATTTTTATCCCGACCTACCCAAGGGATACCAGATCTCGCAGCTGGACCGCCCTGTCTGTCAGAATGGGCACCTATCAATCAACGGCAAAAAGATTCGCATCAACCGAGCTCATCTGGAAGAAGACGCAGGCAAGCTCGTCCACGCAGGCGCTGCCGGGCTGCACGGTTCGACACACAGCAATGCGGATTACAATCGCTCGGGCGTACCACTTCTGGAAATCGTCTCTGAGCCTGACATACGCAGCGCCGAAGAAGCACGTGATTATCTGACTGAACTGAGAAATATTCTGCGCTACATCGGAGTTTGCGATGGAAATCTTGAGGAAGGAAGCTTCCGCTGCGATGCAAACGTCTCAATTCGCCCTGTCGGTCAAGAAAAATTCGGCACCAGAACCGAAATCAAAAACATGAATAGTTTCAAGTCTGTTCGTGATGCCATCGAATCGGAAATAGAGAGACAGGCGCAATTGCTCGATAGTGGAGAAAGAGTCGTTCAAGAGACGAGACTGTGGAACGAAGCCAAACAAGCCACATTCTCGATGCGATCGAAAGAAGACTCACACGACTATCGCTATTTCCCAGAACCAGATTTAGTACCACTGGCAATCGACAAAAACTGGGTCGATGAAATCAGAGCCTCTCTGCCGGAACTGCCGGAGCAAAGGCGCCAGCGCTACATCAGCAAGCATGGACTGTCTGAATACAACGCGGGCATCCTGGCCGAGTCGCGCGCCATGTCCGACTTCTACGACCGCGTGCTTGACCTCGGCGTCGACGCCGAGAAATCCGCCAACCTGCTAACAAATGCAATTGCGTTCTACATGCGCGACAACAAGAAAGAATTCTCAGAACTTACCATCACGCCGGAGAATTTAAGAGATCTAATTGCAGCTGTAGCGGAAGGCACTCTCACATCCAACGTAGCATTCAAGCAGCTTTTGCCAGAATTGTTGGGCACTGCAGGTGACGTAAAAAAACTGATCAAAGACAAGGGACTGGGGCAGGCTCTATCCGAAGACGAACTTAGAAAGATCGTTCAGGAAATAGTTGTCAGCTCACCTGCCCAAGTCGAGGACTACAAGAAAAAACCAGACAAATTGCGTCCATACTTTCTCGGTCTTGTTATGAAAGCAACCAAAGGCAAAGCGAATCCGCAGCTCATCAACAAGCTCCTTGACGGCGAGTTACCAGAGCCGGACTAG